A single Pseudomonas putida DNA region contains:
- the bglX gene encoding beta-glucosidase BglX, with amino-acid sequence MMKLSLLGLAMGLASQAALAAPTAPPLQDKQAFIDHLISQMTEAEKIGQLRLISIGPEMPRDKIREEIAAGRIGGTFNSRTAPENRPMQDAAMRSRLKIPMFFAYDTIHGERTIFPIGLGLAASWDMDAIAKVGRTSAIEASADALDMTFAPMVDIARDPRWGRTSEGFGEDTYLTSKIGQVMVRSFQGSSPANPDSIMAIVKHFALYGAVEGGRDYNTVDMSLPKMYNDYLPPYRAALDAGAGGVMVALNSINGVPATSNTWLMNDLLRKQWGFKGVTISDHGAIQELIRHGVARDGREAAKLAIKAGIDMSMNDTLYGEELPGLLKSGEVTQQELNQAVREVLGAKYDMGLFKDPYVRIGKAETDLKDYYADNRLHRDAARDVARRSLVLLENRNQTLPLKKAGTIALVGPLADAPIDMMGSWAADGKPMHSVTVREGLRRAVEGKAKLVYAKGSNVTGDKAILDYLNFLNFDAPEIVDDPRPAAVLIDEAVKAAKQSDVVVAVVGESRGMSHESSSRTTLEIPASQRELIKALKATGKPLVLVLMNGRPLSISWEREQADAILETWFSGTEGGNAIADVLFGDYNPSGKLAITFPRSVGQIPMYYNHTRIGRPFTPGKPGNYTSQYFEEPNGPLYPFGYGLSYSSFELSGLTLSNKNLKRGDTLEAKVTVKNTGKLEGETVVQLYLQDVSASMSRPVKELKNFQKLMLKAGESRTLTFRISEDDLKFYNGQLQRVAEPGEFNVQVGLDSEAVQQQSFELL; translated from the coding sequence ATGATGAAACTGTCTTTGCTGGGCCTGGCCATGGGCCTTGCCAGCCAGGCGGCCCTTGCCGCCCCTACCGCCCCGCCCCTGCAGGACAAGCAGGCTTTCATCGACCATCTGATCAGCCAGATGACCGAAGCCGAAAAGATCGGCCAGCTGCGCCTGATCAGCATCGGCCCGGAAATGCCCCGCGACAAGATCCGCGAAGAAATCGCCGCCGGGCGCATTGGTGGCACGTTCAACTCGCGCACCGCACCCGAGAACCGGCCGATGCAGGACGCCGCCATGCGCAGCCGCCTGAAGATCCCGATGTTCTTCGCCTACGACACCATCCACGGCGAACGTACCATCTTCCCGATCGGCCTGGGCCTGGCCGCCAGCTGGGACATGGACGCCATCGCCAAGGTCGGCCGCACCTCGGCCATCGAAGCCTCGGCCGACGCGCTGGACATGACCTTCGCGCCGATGGTCGACATCGCCCGCGACCCACGCTGGGGCCGCACCAGTGAAGGCTTCGGCGAAGACACCTACCTGACCTCGAAGATTGGCCAGGTCATGGTCCGCTCGTTCCAGGGCAGCAGCCCGGCCAACCCCGACAGCATCATGGCCATCGTCAAGCACTTCGCCCTGTATGGCGCGGTGGAAGGCGGGCGCGACTACAACACAGTCGATATGAGCCTGCCGAAAATGTACAACGATTACCTGCCGCCTTACCGCGCCGCGCTCGACGCCGGTGCTGGCGGGGTGATGGTGGCGCTCAACTCGATCAACGGCGTGCCAGCCACCTCCAACACCTGGCTGATGAACGACCTGCTGCGCAAGCAATGGGGCTTCAAGGGCGTGACCATCAGTGACCACGGCGCCATCCAGGAACTGATCCGCCACGGTGTCGCCCGCGACGGCCGCGAAGCCGCCAAGCTGGCGATCAAGGCCGGCATCGACATGAGCATGAACGACACCCTGTACGGCGAAGAGCTGCCAGGGTTGCTCAAGTCCGGCGAAGTGACCCAGCAAGAGCTGAACCAGGCCGTGCGCGAGGTACTCGGCGCCAAGTACGACATGGGCCTGTTCAAGGACCCGTATGTGCGCATCGGCAAGGCCGAAACCGACCTGAAAGACTACTACGCCGACAACCGCCTGCACCGCGACGCCGCCCGTGACGTGGCGCGCCGCAGCCTGGTGCTGCTGGAAAACCGCAACCAGACCCTGCCGCTGAAGAAGGCCGGCACCATTGCCCTGGTCGGCCCGCTGGCCGATGCCCCGATCGACATGATGGGCAGCTGGGCCGCCGACGGTAAGCCGATGCACTCGGTAACCGTGCGCGAAGGCCTGCGCCGCGCTGTCGAGGGCAAGGCCAAGCTGGTGTATGCCAAAGGCTCCAATGTCACTGGCGACAAGGCGATCCTCGACTACCTGAACTTCCTCAACTTCGATGCCCCGGAAATCGTCGATGACCCACGCCCTGCGGCGGTGTTGATCGATGAGGCAGTCAAGGCTGCCAAGCAGTCCGATGTGGTGGTGGCCGTGGTCGGTGAGTCCCGTGGCATGTCCCACGAGTCGTCGAGCCGCACCACCCTGGAAATTCCGGCCAGCCAGCGCGAGCTGATCAAGGCCCTGAAGGCCACCGGCAAGCCGCTGGTGCTGGTCCTGATGAACGGCCGCCCGCTGTCGATCAGTTGGGAACGTGAGCAGGCAGATGCCATCCTCGAAACCTGGTTCTCCGGCACCGAAGGCGGCAACGCGATTGCCGACGTGCTGTTCGGCGACTACAACCCGTCAGGCAAGCTGGCCATCACCTTCCCGCGTTCGGTCGGGCAGATCCCGATGTACTACAACCACACGCGCATCGGCCGGCCGTTCACCCCAGGCAAGCCGGGTAACTACACCTCGCAGTACTTCGAAGAGCCCAACGGCCCGCTGTACCCGTTCGGCTATGGCCTGAGCTACAGCAGCTTCGAGCTGTCGGGCCTGACCCTGTCGAACAAGAACCTCAAGCGTGGCGACACGCTGGAAGCCAAGGTGACGGTGAAGAACACCGGCAAGCTTGAGGGCGAGACAGTGGTGCAGTTGTACCTGCAGGATGTTTCGGCGTCGATGAGCCGCCCGGTCAAGGAGCTGAAGAACTTCCAGAAACTGATGCTCAAGGCCGGTGAATCGCGGACCCTGACCTTCCGCATCAGCGAGGACGACCTGAAGTTCTACAATGGTCAGCTGCAGCGGGTGGCCGAGCCTGGCGAGTTCAATGTCCAGGTCGGGCTGGATTCCGAGGCGGTGCAACAGCAGAGCTTCGAACTGCTGTAA
- a CDS encoding sigma-54-dependent transcriptional regulator — MLNSVIVVDDEASIRTAVEQWLSLSGFSVQLFARAEDCLAQLPAHFAGVIISDVRMPGMGGLQLLERLQADDPDLPVILLTGHGDVPMAVEAMRNGAYDFLEKPFTPQHLLGSLRRALEKRQLVLENRRLHEQADLKSRLEVTLLGMSQGLQQLRRQVLDLASLPVNVLIRGETGSGKERVARCLHDFGPRADKPFVALNCAAIPESLFEAELFGHESGAFTGAQGKRIGKLEYANGGTVFLDEIESMPLAQQAKLLRVIQEQKLERLGANQSISVDLRIIAATKPDLLEEARAGRFREDLAYRLNVAELRLAPLRDRREDIPLLFEHFARAAASRLGRAAPPLAGAQLAQLLSHDWPGNVRELANAAERHALGLGSPDIETVPAGQSLGEQIEAFEAQCLRAALRQHGGEIKAVMEALQLPRRTLNEKMQRHGLVREDFVSRQ, encoded by the coding sequence ATGTTGAATTCGGTGATCGTTGTCGATGATGAAGCCAGCATCCGCACTGCGGTCGAGCAATGGCTGAGCCTGTCTGGCTTCAGCGTGCAGCTGTTCGCCCGCGCCGAAGACTGCCTGGCCCAACTGCCCGCGCACTTTGCCGGGGTGATCATCAGCGATGTACGCATGCCGGGCATGGGTGGCCTGCAACTGCTCGAACGCCTGCAGGCGGATGACCCTGACCTGCCGGTGATCCTGCTGACCGGCCATGGTGATGTGCCGATGGCGGTCGAGGCGATGCGCAACGGCGCCTACGACTTTCTGGAAAAGCCCTTCACCCCGCAGCACCTGCTGGGCAGCCTGCGCCGCGCCCTGGAAAAACGCCAGCTGGTTCTCGAGAACCGTCGCCTGCATGAGCAGGCCGACCTCAAGTCGCGCCTGGAAGTGACCCTGCTGGGCATGTCGCAAGGCTTGCAGCAGCTACGCCGGCAAGTGCTGGATCTGGCCAGCCTGCCGGTCAATGTGCTGATACGCGGCGAGACCGGCAGCGGCAAGGAGCGCGTGGCGCGTTGCCTGCACGACTTCGGCCCGCGTGCCGACAAACCGTTCGTTGCACTCAACTGCGCGGCCATCCCCGAATCGCTGTTCGAAGCCGAACTGTTCGGTCACGAAAGCGGTGCATTCACTGGCGCCCAGGGCAAACGCATCGGCAAACTGGAGTACGCCAACGGCGGTACGGTATTCCTCGACGAAATCGAGAGCATGCCATTGGCCCAGCAGGCCAAGCTGCTGCGGGTGATCCAGGAACAGAAGCTGGAGCGGCTGGGGGCCAACCAGAGCATCAGCGTCGACTTGCGAATCATTGCCGCAACCAAGCCTGACCTGCTCGAAGAGGCCCGCGCCGGGCGTTTTCGCGAGGACCTGGCCTATCGCCTGAACGTGGCGGAACTGCGCCTGGCGCCGTTGCGTGACCGGCGTGAGGACATCCCGCTGCTGTTCGAGCATTTCGCCCGTGCAGCCGCCTCCAGGCTGGGGCGCGCGGCGCCACCGTTGGCCGGCGCGCAACTGGCGCAGTTGCTGTCCCATGACTGGCCGGGCAATGTGCGGGAGCTGGCCAATGCGGCGGAACGGCATGCCTTGGGGCTGGGCTCACCGGACATCGAGACGGTGCCAGCAGGGCAATCGCTGGGCGAGCAGATCGAGGCCTTCGAGGCCCAGTGCCTGCGGGCGGCGTTGCGTCAGCATGGCGGGGAGATCAAGGCAGTGATGGAAGCCTTGCAGCTACCTCGACGGACGTTGAACGAAAAGATGCAACGGCATGGTCTGGTACGTGAGGACTTTGTCTCGCGCCAGTAG
- a CDS encoding ATP-binding protein, protein MPFSFRALRLGLITLLIVLGTALSAGWAMHQAKRQAMEDDARRASQQLVLYANALHTLIDRYRALPAVLALDPELIEALRGPVSEQVQQALNLKLERINGAANSSTLELLDRTGLAVAASNWRLPTTYVGSNYGFRPYFKQTRSQGSGRFYAVGVTSGVPGYFLSSAVSDEHGRFLGAMVVKLEFPELEREWRQGSDILLVSDARGITFIANQDGWRYRELKPLSGADRAELAETRQYDKQPLVPLQHQVLTRFANNSHLSRVQSPDGTAEYLWESLPLEGEDWTLHLLRKPQVEAAGRNAALGAAAVWLSLVFAALFVSQRLRLARLRQRSRDELKRQVEERTRELRTAQEGLVQSAKLAALGQMSAALAHEINQPLTTQRMQLETLRLLLDHGRYDDARKALEPLEQMLTRMAALTSHLKTFARNSPVGLRERLDLATVVDQALHLLDTRIRTEEVEVALYLARPAWVRGDAIRLEQVLINLLRNALDAMADKRYKRLEVRIEPDHEQWRLSVLDSGGGIAEADLAKVFDPFFTTKPVGEGLGLGLAISYGIIVEAGGQLHAENLPGGARLSLTLPRDLEPVC, encoded by the coding sequence ATGCCCTTTTCCTTTCGCGCCCTGCGTCTGGGGCTGATCACCCTGCTGATCGTGCTTGGTACCGCCCTCAGCGCCGGCTGGGCCATGCACCAGGCCAAACGCCAGGCAATGGAGGATGACGCCCGCCGCGCCAGCCAGCAGCTTGTGCTGTACGCCAACGCCTTGCACACCCTGATCGACCGTTACCGCGCCCTGCCCGCCGTGCTGGCGCTGGACCCGGAGCTGATCGAGGCCCTGCGCGGACCTGTCAGCGAGCAGGTGCAGCAGGCGCTCAACCTCAAACTCGAACGCATCAATGGCGCCGCCAACTCTTCCACCCTGGAGCTGCTCGACCGCACCGGGCTGGCCGTGGCCGCCAGCAACTGGCGCCTGCCGACCACTTATGTGGGCTCCAACTACGGCTTTCGCCCCTACTTCAAACAGACCCGCAGCCAGGGCAGCGGCCGCTTCTACGCGGTGGGCGTGACCAGTGGCGTGCCGGGCTACTTCCTGTCCAGTGCAGTCAGCGACGAGCATGGGCGCTTCCTCGGCGCCATGGTGGTCAAGCTGGAGTTCCCGGAGCTCGAGCGCGAGTGGCGCCAGGGCAGCGACATCCTACTGGTCAGTGACGCCCGCGGCATTACCTTCATCGCCAACCAGGATGGCTGGCGCTACCGCGAACTCAAGCCACTCAGTGGCGCCGACCGCGCCGAGCTGGCCGAAACCCGCCAGTACGATAAGCAACCGCTGGTGCCGCTTCAGCATCAGGTACTGACCCGCTTCGCCAACAACAGTCACCTCAGCCGTGTGCAGAGCCCCGATGGCACCGCCGAATACCTCTGGGAAAGCCTGCCGCTGGAAGGCGAAGACTGGACCTTGCACCTGCTGCGCAAGCCCCAGGTCGAAGCCGCTGGCCGCAACGCCGCACTGGGTGCCGCCGCCGTGTGGCTGAGCCTGGTGTTCGCCGCGCTGTTCGTCAGCCAGCGCCTGCGCCTGGCCCGCCTGCGCCAGCGCAGCCGCGATGAGCTCAAGCGCCAGGTCGAGGAACGCACCCGCGAGCTGCGCACCGCCCAGGAAGGCCTGGTGCAGTCAGCCAAGTTGGCCGCGCTGGGGCAGATGTCCGCAGCCTTGGCCCACGAAATCAACCAGCCGCTGACCACCCAGCGCATGCAGCTGGAAACCCTGCGCCTGCTGCTCGACCACGGTCGCTACGACGATGCGCGCAAGGCCCTCGAACCGCTGGAACAGATGCTCACGCGCATGGCCGCACTGACCAGCCACCTCAAGACCTTCGCCCGCAACAGCCCGGTAGGCCTGCGCGAACGCCTCGACCTGGCCACCGTGGTCGACCAGGCCTTGCACCTGCTGGACACCCGCATTCGCACTGAGGAAGTCGAGGTAGCCCTTTACCTGGCACGCCCGGCATGGGTCCGGGGCGATGCGATTCGCCTCGAACAGGTATTGATCAACCTGCTGCGCAACGCCCTCGACGCCATGGCCGACAAACGCTACAAACGCCTGGAAGTCCGTATAGAACCGGACCACGAGCAATGGCGCCTGAGCGTGCTGGATTCCGGCGGCGGCATTGCTGAAGCGGACCTGGCGAAAGTCTTTGACCCTTTCTTCACCACCAAGCCGGTGGGTGAAGGCCTGGGCCTGGGCCTGGCTATTTCCTATGGCATCATCGTCGAAGCCGGCGGCCAGTTGCACGCCGAGAACCTGCCGGGCGGCGCCCGGTTGAGCCTGACACTGCCCCGTGACCTGGAGCCTGTATGTTGA
- a CDS encoding helix-turn-helix transcriptional regulator — MEYEFTLKYPLIEDESVDAMLERLAVAGCDDAVVGVGQLGRLALAFVREAPSAMEAIESALSDVLTAVPGARLIEATPDLVGLTDVAEIIGVSRQNMRKLMLSHMYSFPTPIHEGSTSLWHLADVLMWLQARGSYAIGQDIVELARVAMSVNVSRAHQRIFG, encoded by the coding sequence GTGGAATACGAATTCACCCTGAAATATCCACTGATCGAAGACGAAAGCGTTGATGCGATGCTGGAGCGTCTGGCCGTAGCTGGCTGTGATGACGCAGTGGTGGGGGTTGGGCAGCTTGGCCGCTTGGCATTGGCTTTTGTACGTGAAGCGCCCTCTGCCATGGAGGCTATTGAAAGTGCGCTGAGTGATGTGCTTACAGCAGTGCCCGGTGCCCGCTTGATCGAAGCAACCCCCGACTTGGTGGGGCTTACTGATGTAGCTGAAATCATCGGTGTGTCACGGCAAAACATGCGCAAGTTGATGCTTTCGCATATGTACAGTTTCCCGACACCAATCCATGAGGGCAGTACATCGCTCTGGCATCTTGCGGATGTTCTGATGTGGCTGCAGGCGCGGGGAAGTTACGCTATTGGTCAGGACATTGTAGAACTGGCCAGGGTTGCAATGTCAGTCAATGTGTCCCGAGCGCATCAACGCATTTTTGGTTGA
- a CDS encoding flavin reductase family protein translates to MYYYEPAKGHGLPHDPFNAIVGPRPIGWISSQSQDGQLNLAPYSFFNAFNYIPPIIGFCSVGRKDSLNNIEQTGEFVWNLATRPLAEQMNQSCAAVAADVNEFELSGLTAVPSSIVKVPRVGETPVAFECKVSQIVQLKRADQELVPSWLILGEVVAVHIAEHLLKNGIYDTAAAEPILRGGGPADYFELGNLFKMARPQA, encoded by the coding sequence ATGTACTACTACGAACCCGCCAAAGGCCACGGCCTGCCCCACGACCCGTTCAACGCAATCGTCGGCCCTCGCCCGATCGGCTGGATCTCCTCGCAGAGCCAGGACGGCCAGCTTAACCTAGCGCCGTACAGCTTCTTCAACGCCTTCAACTACATTCCACCGATCATCGGTTTCTGCAGCGTCGGGCGCAAAGACAGCCTGAACAACATCGAGCAGACCGGCGAATTCGTCTGGAACCTGGCTACCCGCCCGCTAGCCGAGCAGATGAACCAGAGCTGCGCGGCCGTTGCCGCCGATGTCAACGAGTTCGAACTGAGCGGCCTGACTGCGGTGCCATCGTCTATCGTCAAGGTGCCACGCGTGGGCGAAACGCCGGTAGCCTTCGAGTGCAAGGTGAGCCAGATTGTCCAGCTCAAGCGCGCCGACCAGGAATTGGTACCGAGCTGGCTGATTCTGGGTGAAGTGGTGGCGGTGCACATTGCCGAGCACCTGCTCAAGAACGGTATCTACGATACCGCTGCCGCCGAACCGATCCTGCGTGGCGGTGGCCCGGCGGACTACTTCGAGTTGGGCAACCTGTTCAAGATGGCTCGCCCACAGGCTTGA
- a CDS encoding MFS transporter, whose protein sequence is MDNATSLPAGAAVAPAAEKTTASRLKSIFSGSIGNMVEWYDWYVYAAFSLYFAKAFFPAGDSTAQLLNTAAIFAVGFLMRPIGGWLMGLYADRKGRKAALMASVLLMCAGSLVIALTPGYETIGVAAPVLLVIARLMQGLSVGGEYGTSATYLSEMASKDRRGFFSSFQYVTLISGQLIALAVLIILQQTLTTEQLYAWGWRVPFVIGALCAVVALFLRRGMEETASFTKKEKAKESLMRTLMRHPKELMTVVGLTMGGTLAFYTYTTYMQKYLVNTVGMSISDSTTISAATLFLFMCLQPVIGGLSDKIGRRPILIAFGVLGTLFTVPILSTLHTIQTWWGAFFLIMAALIIVSGYTSINAVVKAELFPTEIRALGVGLPYALTVSIFGGTAEYVALWFKSAGMESGFYWYVTACIACSLLVYATMKDTKQHSRITTD, encoded by the coding sequence ATGGATAACGCCACCTCCCTGCCAGCCGGGGCGGCCGTCGCGCCCGCCGCTGAAAAAACCACCGCCAGCCGCCTCAAGTCGATCTTCAGTGGCTCCATCGGCAACATGGTCGAATGGTACGACTGGTACGTCTACGCCGCATTCTCGCTGTACTTCGCCAAGGCATTCTTCCCCGCCGGCGACTCCACTGCACAACTGCTCAACACCGCTGCGATCTTCGCCGTGGGCTTCCTGATGCGCCCGATCGGTGGCTGGCTGATGGGCCTGTACGCCGACCGCAAGGGCCGCAAGGCCGCGCTGATGGCTTCGGTGCTGCTGATGTGCGCCGGCTCCCTGGTGATCGCCCTGACCCCGGGCTATGAAACCATCGGCGTCGCGGCGCCGGTCCTGCTGGTCATTGCACGCCTGATGCAGGGCTTGTCTGTGGGCGGCGAGTACGGCACCTCGGCCACCTACCTGAGCGAGATGGCCAGCAAGGACCGCCGTGGCTTCTTCTCCAGCTTCCAGTACGTGACACTGATTTCCGGCCAGCTCATCGCCCTGGCGGTACTGATCATCCTACAGCAGACCCTGACCACCGAGCAGCTGTATGCCTGGGGCTGGCGCGTACCCTTCGTGATAGGCGCGCTGTGCGCGGTAGTCGCCCTGTTCCTGCGCCGCGGCATGGAAGAAACTGCCTCCTTCACCAAGAAGGAAAAGGCCAAGGAAAGCCTGATGCGCACCCTGATGCGCCACCCCAAGGAACTGATGACCGTGGTTGGCCTGACCATGGGCGGCACCCTGGCCTTCTACACCTACACCACCTACATGCAGAAGTACCTGGTCAATACCGTGGGCATGAGCATCAGCGACTCGACCACCATCTCGGCGGCCACGCTGTTCCTGTTCATGTGCCTGCAGCCGGTGATTGGTGGCCTGTCCGACAAGATCGGTCGTCGCCCGATCCTGATCGCCTTTGGCGTACTCGGCACCCTGTTCACCGTGCCGATCCTCAGCACCCTGCATACCATCCAGACCTGGTGGGGCGCGTTCTTCCTGATCATGGCGGCGCTGATCATCGTCAGCGGCTATACCTCGATCAACGCCGTGGTGAAGGCCGAGCTGTTCCCTACCGAAATCCGCGCCCTGGGCGTCGGCCTGCCGTACGCACTGACCGTGTCGATCTTTGGCGGCACCGCCGAGTACGTGGCCCTGTGGTTCAAGAGCGCCGGCATGGAAAGCGGCTTCTACTGGTACGTCACGGCGTGCATCGCCTGCTCGTTGCTGGTGTATGCGACCATGAAAGACACCAAGCAACATTCGCGGATTACGACTGACTGA
- a CDS encoding DUF4917 family protein: MPAHDARLASWPDLNQRHPCNALLLGNGASRALWKPFGYFSLYEEAQRAGRKKGLAISDQALFKSLGTELFEPVLSTLNHTVRANAALAINSTAPLNRYYSIKEGLIHAIRTLHLPWPLMPAATLASINQALREYRTVYTSNYDLILPWALQHDPQGFAALFDEQGFFDVRRTRSEGTRVLHLHGGLHLLKLPDGSTRQRSAENAELLDGFAVNIPGEVPLFVNEERSDEKLRAIRNSDYLAWGLGQLAQESQGMCLFGQHLDSTDQHLVEAIRQARPAHLSIAIRPLSEASVLNQKQHFVERFGDMTGAALHFFDASTHPLGLEGLAIEVPSARR; encoded by the coding sequence ATGCCAGCTCACGACGCCCGCCTCGCCTCTTGGCCAGACCTCAACCAGCGCCACCCCTGCAACGCACTGCTGCTGGGCAACGGCGCCAGTCGCGCGCTGTGGAAACCGTTCGGCTACTTCTCGCTGTACGAGGAGGCCCAGCGCGCCGGGCGCAAGAAAGGCCTGGCGATCAGCGACCAGGCCCTGTTCAAGTCGCTGGGTACCGAGCTGTTCGAGCCGGTGTTGAGCACCCTCAACCACACCGTGCGTGCCAATGCCGCCCTGGCCATCAACTCCACCGCGCCGTTAAACCGCTACTACTCGATCAAGGAAGGCCTGATCCACGCCATCCGCACCCTGCACCTACCCTGGCCGCTGATGCCCGCCGCCACCCTGGCGTCGATCAACCAGGCCTTGCGCGAGTACCGCACTGTCTACACCAGCAACTACGACCTGATCCTGCCCTGGGCCCTGCAACACGACCCGCAGGGCTTTGCCGCACTGTTCGACGAGCAAGGTTTCTTCGACGTACGCCGCACCCGCAGCGAAGGCACCCGCGTGCTGCACCTGCACGGCGGGCTGCACCTGCTCAAGCTGCCCGACGGCAGCACCCGCCAGCGCAGCGCCGAAAACGCCGAGTTGCTGGACGGCTTTGCCGTGAACATTCCCGGTGAGGTGCCATTGTTCGTCAACGAAGAGCGCAGCGACGAGAAACTACGTGCCATCCGCAACTCGGACTACCTGGCCTGGGGGTTGGGGCAACTGGCACAGGAAAGCCAGGGCATGTGCCTGTTCGGGCAGCATCTGGACAGCACTGACCAGCACCTGGTCGAAGCCATACGCCAGGCGCGGCCGGCTCATCTGTCGATTGCCATCCGGCCATTGAGCGAGGCTTCTGTGCTGAACCAGAAGCAGCATTTTGTCGAGCGGTTCGGGGACATGACGGGGGCGGCACTGCACTTCTTCGATGCCAGCACGCACCCGTTGGGGCTTGAGGGATTGGCGATCGAGGTTCCGTCAGCGCGTCGCTAG
- a CDS encoding TPM domain-containing protein: protein MTPLDEYQRRQVAEAIARVERRTDAQLVTVLARRADDYAYLPLFWAAVLALAVPGLLQWLLGWPGVRGLLIANVLLFIGLCLLLRSPRVAAWLIPSALRRWRASSLARQQFREQNLQGTEGATGVLIFVAEAERHVEILVDQGIDQHLDAKARAVMVARFTEQVRQGRTLQGFVDCIEACGELLCEHVPRTHARNELPNRLVILD from the coding sequence ATGACTCCCCTCGACGAATACCAACGCCGGCAGGTGGCCGAGGCCATTGCCCGGGTGGAGCGGCGCACCGATGCGCAGCTGGTGACCGTGCTGGCGCGCCGTGCCGATGACTACGCATACCTGCCACTGTTCTGGGCCGCCGTACTGGCGTTGGCCGTGCCTGGCCTGTTGCAGTGGCTGCTGGGGTGGCCCGGAGTACGTGGGCTGCTGATTGCCAACGTATTGCTGTTCATCGGGCTGTGCCTATTGCTGCGCAGCCCGCGCGTGGCCGCCTGGCTGATCCCGAGCGCGTTGCGCCGCTGGCGTGCCTCCAGCCTGGCGCGTCAGCAGTTTCGCGAGCAGAACCTGCAGGGCACGGAGGGTGCCACCGGGGTGCTGATCTTTGTCGCCGAGGCTGAGCGGCATGTGGAAATCCTTGTCGACCAGGGCATCGATCAGCATCTCGATGCCAAGGCACGCGCCGTAATGGTGGCGCGTTTCACCGAACAGGTCCGTCAAGGGCGGACCTTGCAGGGCTTTGTCGATTGCATCGAGGCGTGCGGCGAGCTGCTGTGCGAGCACGTGCCTCGCACCCATGCCCGCAACGAACTGCCCAACCGTCTGGTGATTCTCGACTGA
- a CDS encoding class I SAM-dependent methyltransferase, translated as MSASTSASPAPDARAQFFDLLGAALHGNTLVKLVLARHVGADQTLQRIIAKPLLVKGQAQLSLVYRHQTRDITRNLPLDQAQALVAELLPESFRNAHLFDADGEVQLTFSKKGKPMLQRHGAQAPREAVANTGHDREKKRYLELSRPFLRDLGVTDAQGALIPSMSRKWKQINKFIEVFDHALANAPVPAEQPLRVADFGSGKGYLTFAMHDYLRNTLAREAEVTGVELRQDMVDLCNAAAQRLEHSGLEFQCGDVRSVVPEAIEVMIALHACDIATDYAIHTGIRCNAAIIMCSPCCHKQIRPQLHSPGLLQPMLQYGLHLGQQAEMLTDSLRALYLEACGYETKVFEFISLEHTNKNKMILAVKRRQVGDNAALLEKIGQLKAFYGVQEHCLETLLRADKLI; from the coding sequence ATGTCCGCCAGTACTTCCGCTTCCCCTGCGCCGGATGCGCGCGCCCAGTTCTTCGACTTGCTGGGTGCTGCCCTGCACGGCAACACCTTGGTCAAGCTGGTGCTGGCGCGCCATGTCGGTGCCGACCAGACCTTGCAGCGCATCATTGCCAAGCCGCTGCTGGTGAAGGGGCAGGCCCAGCTGTCGCTGGTCTACCGCCACCAGACCCGCGACATCACTCGCAACCTGCCGCTGGACCAGGCCCAGGCGCTGGTTGCCGAGCTGCTGCCGGAGAGCTTCCGCAACGCCCATTTGTTCGACGCCGACGGCGAAGTGCAGCTGACCTTCAGCAAGAAGGGCAAGCCGATGCTCCAGCGCCATGGCGCGCAGGCGCCACGCGAGGCGGTTGCCAATACCGGCCATGACCGCGAGAAGAAACGCTACCTGGAGCTGTCGCGGCCATTCCTGCGTGACCTGGGGGTGACTGATGCCCAGGGTGCGCTGATCCCGTCGATGTCGCGCAAGTGGAAGCAGATCAACAAGTTCATCGAAGTCTTCGACCACGCCCTGGCCAATGCCCCGGTGCCGGCGGAGCAACCGCTGCGTGTGGCTGACTTTGGTTCCGGCAAGGGCTATCTGACTTTTGCCATGCACGACTACCTGCGCAACACCCTGGCCCGCGAGGCAGAGGTGACCGGGGTTGAACTGCGCCAGGACATGGTCGACCTGTGCAACGCCGCTGCGCAGCGCCTGGAGCATTCTGGCCTGGAATTCCAGTGCGGCGATGTGCGCAGCGTAGTACCCGAGGCCATCGAGGTGATGATCGCCCTGCATGCCTGCGACATCGCCACCGACTACGCCATCCATACCGGCATCCGCTGCAACGCCGCGATCATCATGTGCTCGCCGTGCTGCCATAAACAGATCCGCCCACAACTGCACAGCCCGGGGTTGCTGCAGCCGATGCTGCAATACGGGCTGCACCTGGGGCAGCAGGCCGAGATGCTTACCGACAGCTTGCGCGCGCTGTATCTGGAAGCCTGTGGTTACGAGACCAAGGTGTTCGAGTTCATCTCCCTGGAGCACACCAACAAGAACAAGATGATTCTTGCGGTGAAGCGCCGACAGGTGGGGGATAACGCGGCATTGCTGGAGAAGATCGGGCAGCTGAAGGCGTTTTATGGGGTGCAGGAGCACTGCCTGGAGACGTTGTTACGGGCGGATAAGCTGATCTGA